AAAGTAGTATCGCCCTCACAACAAGTCGTCCGCCCGTAGATTCTAGGAGGAGGTCCAACCTTGGCACTCACACTTGCCGAAGCATCGAAGCTGTCCAACGACGTGCTCCTGACCGGCGTCATCGAGACGATCATTAAGGACAGCCCGATACTGCAACTCCTGCCGTTTATCGAGATCGTGGGGAACGGCCTCACCTACAACCGCGAGAACGCCGCCGCCAGCGCCGCCTTCTATGATGTGGGCGATACCTGGAGCGAGAGCACGCCCACGTTCTCGCAGGTGACGGCGACGCTCAAGATCGTGGGCGGCGACGCCGACATCGACAACTTCCTCGTTGCAACGCGGAGCAACCTCCAGGACCTCGAGGCGGCGGTCGTCCAGCTCAAGGCGAAGGCCGTGCAGCAGAAGTTCGAGGATACGTTCATTAACGGCGACATGTCCGTCGACGCGAAGGCGTTCGACGGCATCGACAAGCTGTGCGAGAGCGGCCAGACGGCGAGCATGGGCGCGAACGGCGCCACCCTCACCCTGGCAAAGCTCGACGAGCTGGTCG
The nucleotide sequence above comes from Dehalococcoidia bacterium. Encoded proteins:
- a CDS encoding phage major capsid protein, yielding MALTLAEASKLSNDVLLTGVIETIIKDSPILQLLPFIEIVGNGLTYNRENAAASAAFYDVGDTWSESTPTFSQVTATLKIVGGDADIDNFLVATRSNLQDLEAAVVQLKAKAVQQKFEDTFINGDMSVDAKAFDGIDKLCESGQTASMGANGATLTLAKLDELVDLIKGGKPDVLLMSKRTRRTLNNLARASGGFLETDRNEFGQMVQFYDGIPIGICDWISDAKTVGTSNDCSTVYAVQLGEGALAGLTSPGGLQVERVGSLETKDATRTRVKWYVSLALFNTLKLAKLIGVRP